A genomic region of Ochotona princeps isolate mOchPri1 chromosome 17, mOchPri1.hap1, whole genome shotgun sequence contains the following coding sequences:
- the FKBP10 gene encoding peptidyl-prolyl cis-trans isomerase FKBP10, with translation MFTEEPPSSTLRRLPLLLLLLQAVGRGLSHASPAGAPLEDVVIERYHIPRACPREVQMGDFVRYHYNGTFEDGKKFDSSYDRNTLVAIVVGVGRLITGMDRGLMGMCVNERRRLIVPPHLGYGSIGVAGLIPPDATLYFDVVLLDVWNKADTVQVSILLRPPHCPRMVRDSDFVRYHYNGTLLDGTAFDNSYSRGGTYDTYIGSGWLIKGMDQGLLGMCPGERREIIIPPFLAYGEKGYGTVIPPQASLVFHVLLVDVHNPKDSVQTETLELPPGCTRRAMVGDFMRYHYNGSLMDGTLFDSSYSRNQTYNTYIGQGYIIPGMDQGLQGACIGERRRVTIPPHLAYGENGTGDKIPGSAVLIFDVHIIDFHNPADPVEIQTLSRPPEACNETEAAKLGDFVRYHYNCSLLDGTHLFSSHDHGAPQEATLGANKVIEGLDRGLQGMCVGERRQLVIPPHLAHGESGARGVPGSAVLRFEVELVSREDGLPTGYLFVWHEDPPANLFENMDLNKDGEVPLEEFSTFIKAQVSEGKGRLLPGQDPEKTIGDMFQNQDRNQDGKVTTDELKLKSDEDQERVHEEL, from the exons ATGTTCACCGAGGAGCCCCCCAGCTCCACCCTCCGCCGGCTCcctctgctgctactgctgctgcaggCTGTGGGCAGGGGGCTGAGCCACGCCAGTCCTGCGGGGGCTCCCCTCGAAGACGTGGTCATCGAGCGGTACCACATCCCCAGGGCCTGTCCCCGGGAGGTGCAGATGGGGGACTTTGTGCGCTACCATTACAACGGCACCTTTGAGGATGGCAAGAAGTTTGACTCGAG CTATGACCGCAACACCTTGGTGGCCATTGTGGTGGGTGTGGGGCGCCTCATCACTGGCATGGACCGAGGCCTCATGGGCATGTGTGTCAATGAGCGGCGTCGCCTCATCGTGCCTCCCCACCTGGGCTATGGCAGCATCGGTGTCG CGGGGCTCATCCCCCCGGATGCCACCCTCTATTTCGACGTGGTCCTGCTGGATGTGTGGAATAAGGCCGACACAGTGCAGGTGAGCATCTTGCTGCGCCCGCCCCACTGCCCCCGCATGGTGCGGGACAGCGACTTTGTTCGGTATCACTACAACGGCACGCTACTGGACGGCACAGCCTTTGACAACAG CTACAGCAGGGGCGGCACTTACGACACCTACATTGGCTCTGGTTGGCTGATCAAGGGCATGGACCAGGGGCTACTGGGCATGTGtcctggagagaggagagagatcatcATCCCTCCGTTCTTGGCCTATGGAGAGAAAGGCTATG ggaccgtGATCCCTCCGCAGGCTTCACTGGTCTTCCACGTGCTCCTGGTCGACGTGCACAACCCCAAAGACAGCGTGCAGACGGAGACGTTGGAGCTGCCCCCAGGCTGCACGCGCCGAGCCATGGTGGGCGACTTCATGCGCTACCATTACAACGGCTCACTGATGGACGGCACCCTCTTTGACTCAAG CTATTCCCGCAACCAAACCTACAACACCTACATCGGGCAGGGCTACATCATTCCCGGGATGGACCAGGGGCTGCAGGGCGCCTGCATCGGGGAGCGCCGCAGGGTCACCATCCCCCCACATCTTGCCTACGGAGAGAACGGAACTG GGGACAAGATCCCTGGCTCTGCTGTGCTCATCTTCGACGTCCACATCATCGATTTCCACAACCCTGCCGACCCAGTGGAAATCCAGACCCTGTCCCGGCCGCCCGAGGCCTGCAATGAGACAGAGGCTGCCAAGCTGGGGGACTTTGTCCGCTACCACTACAACTGCTCGCTGCTGGATGGCACCCATCTCTTCTCCTC CCACGACCATGGAGCcccccaggaggccactctgGGGGCCAACAAGGTGATCGAAGGCCTGGACCGGGGCCTGCAGggcatgtgtgtgggagagaggcGGCAGCTGGTTATACCCCCACACCTGGCGCATGGCGAGAGCGGAG CACGAGGCGTCCCTGGCAGTGCTGTGCTACGCTTTGAGGTAGAGCTGGTGTCCCGGGAAGACGGGCTGCCCACTGGCTACCTCTTTGTGTGGCACGAGGACCCTCCTGCCAACCTCTTTGAAAACATGGACCTCAACAAGGATGGCGAGGTCCCTCTAGAGGAG TTCTCCACCTTCATCAAGGCTCAAGTGAGTGAGGGCAAGGGCCGGCTCCTGCCGGGGCAGGACCCCGAGAAGACCATCGGGGACATGTTCCAGAACCAGGACCGCAACCAGGATGGCAAGGTCACAACTGATGAGCTCAAGCTGAAGTCAGATGAAGACCAGGAGCGGGTGCATGAGGAGCTCTGA
- the P3H4 gene encoding endoplasmic reticulum protein SC65: MAQAAWGLLWLLLGSAGAQYEKYSFRGFPPEDLMPLAAAYGHALEQYEGESWRESARYLEAALRLHRLLRDSEAFCHANCSGTAATRPPPPEPDATGAHDDWARELRLFGHVLERAACLRRCKRTLPAFQMPYPPRQLLRDFQSRLPYQYLHYALFKANRLEKAVAAAYTFLQRNPKHELTAKYLNYYRGMLDVPDEALTDLEAQPYEAVFLRAVKLYNSGDFRGSTEDMERALAEYLTVFARCLAGCEGAHEQVDFKDFYPAIADLFAESLQCKVDCETNLTPNVGGYFVDKFVATMYHYLQFAYYKLNDVRQAARSAASYMLFDPGDSVMQQNLVYYRFHRARWGLEEDDFRPREEAVLYYNQTSELRELLEFTHMYLQADDEMELEEPGPSPEAEEPPSDAEFEGEGDYEEGLYADWWQEPDAKGDEAEAEPEPELA; the protein is encoded by the exons ATGGCTCAGGCGGCGtgggggctgctgtggctgctgttggGCAGCGCCGGGGCGCAGTACGAGAAGTACAGCTTCCGCGGCTTCCCGCCCGAGGACCTGATGCCGCTGGCCGCGGCCTACGGGCACGCGCTGGAGCAGTACGAGGGCGAGAGCTGGCGCGAGAGCGCGCGCTACCTGGAGGCGGCGTTGCGGCTGCACCGGCTGCTGCGCGACAGCGAGGCCTTCTGCCACGCCAACTGCAGCGGCACCGCGGCCACCCGGCCTCCGCCGCCCGAGCCCGACGCCACCGGCGCCCACGACGACTGGGCGCGCGAGCTGCGCCTCTTCGGGCACGTCCTGGAGCGCGCCGCCTGCCTGCGGCGCTGCAAGCGGACGCTGCCCGCCTTCCAGATGCCCTACCCGCCGCGCCAGCTGCTGCGCGACTTCCAGAGCCGCCTGCCCTACCAGTACCTGCACTACGCGCTCTTCAAG GCCAACCGGCTGGAAAAGGCCGTGGCCGCCGCCTACACTTTTCTCCAGAGGAACCCGAAGCACGAGTTGACCGCCAAATACCTCAACTACTACCGGGGCATGCTGGACGTGCCAGACGAGGCCCTCACCGACCTAGAGGCCCAGCCCTATGAG GCCGTGTTCCTGCGGGCCGTGAAGCTCTACAACAGCGGCGACTTCCGGGGCAGCACGGAGGACATGGAGCGGGCCCTGGCCGAGTACCTGACCGTATTTGCCCGCTGCCTGGCCGGCTGCGAGGGGGCCCATGAGCAAGTGGACTTCAAGGACTTCTACCCAGCCATCGCAG acctcTTTGCAGAGTCCTTGCAGTGCAAGGTGGACTGTGAGACCAACTTGACCCCCAATGTGGGCGGCTACTTCGTGGACAAGTTTGTGGCCACCATGTATCACTACCTGCAGTTTGCCTACTATAAGT TGAACGACGTGCGCCAAGCCGCCCGCAGCGCCGCCAGCTACATGCTCTTCGATCCCGGGGACAGCGTCATGCAGCAGAACCTGGTATATTACCGCTTCCACCGTGCGCGCTGGGGCTTGGAGGAGGACGACTTCCGGCCACGTGAG GAAGCTGTGCTCTACTACAACCAGACCTCGGAGCTGCGGGAGCTGCTGGAGTTCACACACATGTACCTGCAGGCAGACGACGAG ATGGAGCTGGAAGAGCCAGGGCCATCTCCTGAGGCCGAGGAGCCCCCGTCTGATGCTGAGTTTGAAGGGGAAGGTGACTATGAGGAGGGCCTGTACGCCGACTGGTGGCAGGAGCCGGACGCCAAGGGGGATGAGGCTGAGGCTG AGCCAGAGCCGGAACTAGCCTGA